The Tripterygium wilfordii isolate XIE 37 chromosome 17, ASM1340144v1, whole genome shotgun sequence genome has a window encoding:
- the LOC119982007 gene encoding nifU-like protein 2, chloroplastic, with translation MQAVVWNPAYCTSSPQTLDAFSSSSSRPPNKSASFFGTRVLIGRGRKFGCRGSCSFVRIGLPSRLVIKAVATPNSVTELPLTAENVESVLDEIRPYLIADGGNVALHEIDGNVVRLKLQGACGSCPSSVMTMKMGIERRLMEKIPEIVSVEPIADEETGLELNEENIEKVLEEVRPYLVGASGGSLELVAIDDPIVKIRITGPAAGVMTVRVAVTQKLREKIPAIAAVQLL, from the exons ATGCAAGCCGTGGTGTGGAACCCTGCGTACTGCACCAGCTCCCCTCAAACCCTAGACGccttctcctcttcctcttctcggCCGCCCAACAAG AGCGCGAGCTTCTTTGGCACACGAGTATTGATCGGTAGGGGCCGCAAATTCGGATGTAGGGGTTCATGTAGTTTTGTGCGGATTGGATTGCCGTCTAGACTTG TCATAAAAGCTGTTGCCACTCCAAATTCAGTGACAGAATTGCCTCTCACTGCTGAGAATGTTGAAAGTGTATTGGATGAAATTCGACCATACCTTATTGCAGATGGTGGAAATGTGGCATTGCATGAAATTGATGGCAATGTTGTAAGGTTAAAGCTACAAGGAGCATGTGGCTCGTGTCCAAGCTCTGTGATGACGATGAAGATGGGTATTGAGCGTCGGTTAATGGAAAAGATCCCTGAAATAGTTTCTGTTGAACCAATAGCCGATGAAGAAACTGGCCTTGAGCTGAATGAGGAAAATATAGAAAAG GTGCTTGAAGAAGTTAGGCCCTACCTTGTGGGTGCATCAGGTGGATCTCTTGAACTTGTTGCAATTGATGATCCAATTGTGAAAATCCGGATTACAGGTCCTGCGGCTGGGGTAATGACAGTTCGAGTGGCTGTTACACAGAAATTACGGGAAAAAATTCCAGCGATTGCCGCTGTCCAGCTTCTCTAA
- the LOC119983112 gene encoding zinc finger transcription factor YY1-like isoform X1: MDNHYHNLFERRPILKSKTPAVTWFKEWVPQDVVATGAKCSLLKWVTENTLMALKEREKEPAAPEPEPEPTTEVLFLCSYEGCGKTFIDASALRKHSHVHGERSYICHYENCGKKFLDSSKLKRHFLIHTGARDFVCPVEGCGKAFSLDFNLRSHMKTHSQENYHICPYPNCGKRYAHEYKLKNHISAHHEKIAAVDVVKYATPPEKVSKTPKPSSIGAYGSASSDRPFTCPYEGCDKAYIHEYKLKLHLRKEHPEHKFDENAENAPNADNEMDEGSDQDAYAGKRGNGKSQKSRPKPNHKMPPSKIAQRKGSTPSPVMLNVPEKPWQPKEETYEEEDSEETEEDGDNAEDGWRYTDNNDDDDEETEYED, encoded by the exons ATGGATAACCATTATCACAATCTGTTCGAGAGGCGCCCTATTCTCAAGTCCAAGACTCCAGCTGTTACATGGTTCAAAGAATG GGTGCCTCAGGATGTGGTGGCAACAGGTGCAAAGTGCTCACTTTTGAAATGGGTGACAG AGAACACATTGATGGccttgaaagagagagagaaagagccaGCAGCGccagaaccagaaccagaaccaACAACTGAAGTCCTTTTTCTTTGCAGTTATGAAGGCTGTGGAAAGACCTTTATTGATGCTAGTGCTTTGAGAAAACATTCtcatgtccatggagagaggtcGTATATTTGTCATTATGAAAATTGTGGAAAG AAATTCTTAGACAGCTCGAAGTTGAAAAGACATTTTCTCATCCATACAGGAGCAAGAGATTTTGTCTGTCCAGTTGAAGGCTGTGGTAAG gctttctctcttgatttcaaCCTGAGGTCACACATGAAAACACATTCACAGGAAAACTATCATATCTGTCCATATCCTAATTGTGGAAAGAGATATGCTCATGAGTACAAGCTGAAGAACCACATTTCAGCTCATCATGAGAAG ATTGCAGCTGTGGATGTGGTGAAATATGCCACACCTCCAGAGAAAGTGTCCAAAACTCCGAAGCCTTCTTCAATAGGGGCTTATGGATCTGCATCATCTGACCGCCCTTTCACCTGTCCTTATGAAGGATGTGATAAGGCATACATCCATGAATACAAGCTTAAGCTGCATCTGAGGAAGGAACATCCTGAACATAAGTTTGATGAAAATGCTGAGAATGCTCCAAATGCAGATAATGAGATGGATGAAGGCAGTGACCAAGATGCTTATGCTGGGAAGCGTGGGAATGGAAAAAGTCAGAAAAGTAGGCCAAAGCCAAACCATAAGATGCCTCCTTCCAAAATTGCACAACGCAAGGGTTCTACTCCATCTCCAGTCATGTTAAATGTACCGGAaaaaccatggcaacctaaagAAGAAACTTATGAGGAAGAGGATAGTGAGGAAACCGAGGAAGACGGCGACAATGCTGAGGATGGATGGAGGTATACGGACAAcaatgacgatgatgatgaagagaCAGAGTATGAAGATTAA
- the LOC119983112 gene encoding zinc finger transcription factor YY1-like isoform X2, which translates to MALKEREKEPAAPEPEPEPTTEVLFLCSYEGCGKTFIDASALRKHSHVHGERSYICHYENCGKKFLDSSKLKRHFLIHTGARDFVCPVEGCGKAFSLDFNLRSHMKTHSQENYHICPYPNCGKRYAHEYKLKNHISAHHEKIAAVDVVKYATPPEKVSKTPKPSSIGAYGSASSDRPFTCPYEGCDKAYIHEYKLKLHLRKEHPEHKFDENAENAPNADNEMDEGSDQDAYAGKRGNGKSQKSRPKPNHKMPPSKIAQRKGSTPSPVMLNVPEKPWQPKEETYEEEDSEETEEDGDNAEDGWRYTDNNDDDDEETEYED; encoded by the exons ATGGccttgaaagagagagagaaagagccaGCAGCGccagaaccagaaccagaaccaACAACTGAAGTCCTTTTTCTTTGCAGTTATGAAGGCTGTGGAAAGACCTTTATTGATGCTAGTGCTTTGAGAAAACATTCtcatgtccatggagagaggtcGTATATTTGTCATTATGAAAATTGTGGAAAG AAATTCTTAGACAGCTCGAAGTTGAAAAGACATTTTCTCATCCATACAGGAGCAAGAGATTTTGTCTGTCCAGTTGAAGGCTGTGGTAAG gctttctctcttgatttcaaCCTGAGGTCACACATGAAAACACATTCACAGGAAAACTATCATATCTGTCCATATCCTAATTGTGGAAAGAGATATGCTCATGAGTACAAGCTGAAGAACCACATTTCAGCTCATCATGAGAAG ATTGCAGCTGTGGATGTGGTGAAATATGCCACACCTCCAGAGAAAGTGTCCAAAACTCCGAAGCCTTCTTCAATAGGGGCTTATGGATCTGCATCATCTGACCGCCCTTTCACCTGTCCTTATGAAGGATGTGATAAGGCATACATCCATGAATACAAGCTTAAGCTGCATCTGAGGAAGGAACATCCTGAACATAAGTTTGATGAAAATGCTGAGAATGCTCCAAATGCAGATAATGAGATGGATGAAGGCAGTGACCAAGATGCTTATGCTGGGAAGCGTGGGAATGGAAAAAGTCAGAAAAGTAGGCCAAAGCCAAACCATAAGATGCCTCCTTCCAAAATTGCACAACGCAAGGGTTCTACTCCATCTCCAGTCATGTTAAATGTACCGGAaaaaccatggcaacctaaagAAGAAACTTATGAGGAAGAGGATAGTGAGGAAACCGAGGAAGACGGCGACAATGCTGAGGATGGATGGAGGTATACGGACAAcaatgacgatgatgatgaagagaCAGAGTATGAAGATTAA